From one Lycium barbarum isolate Lr01 chromosome 6, ASM1917538v2, whole genome shotgun sequence genomic stretch:
- the LOC132599032 gene encoding probable receptor-like protein kinase At1g49730 isoform X2, which yields MTLYGQTIFLGLLFFLEMQFLSTSAASDAVCPLTMTGSNYTLTASICSTKEERGKCCRYINALVAISVARYTNATSNLGVNAESSEICLNKIADILQFHGVTRNATVFCGFGTKIPVNYDCQGRTTVTQMLQSPQFSSVTKHCQVPLSVESKCRKCLNTGILYLRNLVGTANNTTFSTCRDATFATLASQVDNASAIDMARCFFGVKGLIIPPGPSPSQLSPEVSPSPPVAASPSQLSLTTPVKENHPYHLTLVPVVGIIVTVVAVLMLFILIVLIWRKSKELEDSDATDKISSKSFAQPPKRFQEGTASIFNKYSYKETKKATNDFSTTIGQGGFGTVYKAEFKDGSVVAVKRMNKVSEQAEDEFCREIELLARLHHRHLVALRGFCIERHERFLMYEYMPNGSLNDQLHGRTPLSWRTRIQIAIDVANALEYLHFYCDPPLCHRDIKSSNILLDENFVAKVADFGLAHASKDGSICFEPVNTDIKGTPGYMDPEYVITQELTEKSDVYSYGVVLLELITSRQAIQDNKNLIEWAETFLISESRITELVDPNIGDSYDFDQLQTLLAIVRWCTQREGRARPSIKQVLRLLYECADPMHSGFVESMEDEGYDETEGRGRTSRSRMHKGEGIFHSGDGRCLASSSSTSRSYCSRSFLIETSPPQSPL from the exons ATGACATTGTACGGACAAACCATTTTTCTGGGATTGTTGTTCTTTCTTGAAATGCAGTTTCTTTCAACAAGTGCTGCTTCAG ATGCAGTTTGCCCCTTAACCATGACGGGGTCCAACTATACTCTGACTGCCTCAATCTGCTCCACCAAAGAAGAAAGAGGAAAGTGTTGCCGCTACATTAATGCCTTGGTTGCAATTTCTGTTGCTCGATATACAAATGCAACAAGCAACCTCGGGGTTAATGCTGAGTCATCAGAAATTTGCCTAAATAAAATAGCAGATATTCTCCAATTCCATGGAGTCACCAGAAACGCAACAGTGTTCTGTGGTTTTGGGACAAAAATTCCTGTCAACTATGATTGCCAAGGTCGAACAACTGTCACTCAGATGCTTCAATCTCCACAATTTTCAAGTGTTACTAAACACTGCCAAGTCCCCCTCTCGGTGGAAAGTAAATGTAGAAAATGCCTCAATACCGGCATCTTGTATCTCCGCAATCTAGTTGGTACAGCTAATAATACGACATTTAGTACTTGTAGAGATGCAACATTTGCTACTCTTGCAAGCCAAGTTGACAATGCATCAGCTATTGATATGGCTCGCTGCTTCTTTGGGGTTAAAGGCCTAATTATACCTCCAG GACCATCCCCGTCACAACTTTCACCAGAGGTCTCTCCAAGCCCTCCCGTTGCTGCCAGCCCTTCTCAACTTTCCTTGACTACACCCGTTAAGGAAAATCATCCTTACCACCTTACATTGGTACCAGTTGTTGGCATAATAGTTACAGTCGTGGCTGTCCTGATGCTGTTTATCTTAATTGTTCTGATTTGGAGGAAAAGCAAAGAACTGGAAGATTCTGATGCAACTGATAAGATATCTTCCAAATCCTTCGCACAGCCACCAAAAAGATTCCAGGAAG GGACAGCTTCTATATTTAACAAATACAGCTACAAGGAGACAAAGAAAGCAACCAACGACTTTAGCACAACTATTGGACAGGGAGGATTTGGCACTGTATATAAAGCTGAATTTAAGGACGGTTCCGTGGTAGCAGTGAAGAGAATGAACAAGGTTTCTGAGCAGGCTGAGGATGAGTTTTGCAGAGAAATAGAACTGCTTGCTCGACTGCATCATCGTCATCTCGTTGCACTGAGGGGCTTTTGCATTGAAAGGCATGAGAG GTTTCTTATGTATGAGTATATGCCGAATGGAAGCTTAAATGATCAGCTTCACG GTAGAACCCCCCTCAGTTGGCGTACAAGAATTCAAATTGCTATTGATGTGGCAAATGCTCTG GAATATCTTCATTTCTATTGTGATCCTCCACTGTGCCATAGGGACatcaaatcaagcaatatattacTGGATGAGAACTTTGTCGCAAAG GTTGCAGATTTTGGCCTTGCACATGCTTCGAAGGATGGTTCTATTTGCTTTGAACCGGTAAACACAGATATCAAGGGAACTCCAG GTTATATGGATCCCGAGTATGTCATCACCCAAGAGCTTACAGAAAAAAGTGATGTATATAGTTATGGAGTGGTATTACTGGAATTAATCACATCGAGACAGGCAATTCAAGATAACAAAAATTTGATAGAGTGGGCTGAAACATTCCTGATATCGGAATCTAGGATAACTGAGCTCGTAGATCCTAacattggagactcttatgactTCGATCAACTTCAGACCCTTTTAGCAATTGTTAGATGGTGTACACAAAGAGAAGGACGGGCTCGGCCTTCAATCAAGCAGGTCCTTAGGCTTTTGTACGAGTGTGCGGACCCCATGCACAGTGGCTTCGTTGAATCCATGGAGGATGAAGGTTATGATGAAACTGAAGGAAGAGGAAGAACAAGTAGGTCTAGGATGCACAAAGGTGAGGGAATATTTCACAGTGGTGACGGAAGGTGTCTAGCTTCTTCGTCAAGTACGTCGAGGTCTTATTGTAGCAGGAGCTTCCTTATTGAAACCAGTCCTCCCCAGTCTCCACTCTAA
- the LOC132599033 gene encoding uncharacterized protein LOC132599033, protein MALLPTSSFGLSSEPLEQSGTLVANTNTKAPTPLSLQSPNSSQGPVAILWDIENCPVPSDVRPEDVAGNIRMALRVHPVIKGAVTLFAAYGDFNAFPRRLREGCQRTGVKLIDVPNGRKDAADKAILVDMFLFALDNPPPSSIILISGDVDFSPALHILGQRGYTVILVIPANVGVSSALCNAGRFVWDWPSIARGEGFVPPAKAFRGGVSDITGILMGCCQINDNSDYQHEDEAIVYRGLSQSYYNARDFSMISHSLAEYNTTSICMPCYPMGTRTHSLPSGLNEGGPSSQDQSELTWVQPGDINGLKGQLVKLLELSGGCLPLTRVPAEYLKIYGRPLYISEYGAAKLVNLLKKMSDTISVGGKGQKKFVYLYNSCALPSAPPITILKRDNKGKGTQEGNADIVTGIGSSDEFSDDERGLVKERGGSCEKSDMGPIVEKSLENFKYELQEILVSYSCRIFLGCFEAIYQQRYKRQLDYESFGVAELEQLLAKVKDVVIVQEEPVSKRKFLVAVGA, encoded by the coding sequence ATGGCACTTCTTCCTACATCATCTTTTGGATTATCATCAGAGCCCTTGGAACAAAGTGGGACACTGGTGGCAAACACAAACACGAAAGCACCAACACCTCTCTCCTTGCAAAGCCCAAATTCTTCACAGGGACCTGTGGCAATTCTTTGGGACATTGAAAACTGTCCTGTTCCAAGTGATGTACGCCCTGAAGATGTGGCTGGCAACATCAGAATGGCTCTGCGGGTCCATCCTGTGATCAAAGGAGCAGTTACGCTTTTTGCTGCCTATGGAGATTTTAATGCTTTCCCCAGGCGATTAAGAGAGGGCTGCCAGAGAACTGGTGTTAAACTTATAGATGTCCCTAATGGCAGGAAGGATGCAGCTGACAAGGCCATATTGGTTGACATGTTTCTTTTTGCTCTTGACAATCCTCCACCCTCGTCCATTATCCTAATATCAGGAGATGTTGATTTTTCTCCTGCACTTCACATTCTTGGTCAACGTGGATACACTGTGATCCTTGTCATTCCTGCAAATGTTGGTGTTTCGTCTGCTTTGTGTAATGCTGGGAGGTTTGTATGGGACTGGCCAAGTATTGCTCGAGGTGAAGGTTTTGTGCCTCCTGCAAAGGCCTTTAGGGGTGGTGTCTCAGACATTACTGGGATTCTAATGGGTTGTTGCCAGATTAATGACAACTCAGATTATCAGCATGAAGATGAAGCAATAGTGTATAGGGGTCTCTCTCAGAGCTACTATAATGCTAGGGATTTCTCAATGATATCACATTCTCTGGCCGAATATAATACCACTTCAATTTGCATGCCATGTTATCCTATGGGTACGCGAACTCATAGTCTTCCTTCTGGTTTAAATGAAGGAGGTCCATCTTCACAGGATCAGAGTGAATTGACATGGGTGCAGCCTGGGGATATAAATGGTTTGAAGGGGCAGCTGGTGAAGTTGCTTGAATTATCTGGTGGCTGCTTGCCTCTTACACGAGTTCCTGCAGAATACCTGAAAATTTATGGGAGGCCTCTTTATATTTCAGAATATGGTGCAGCTAAGCTCGTGAATCTTCTCAAGAAGATGAGTGATACAATTTCTGTCGGGGGGAAAGGCCAAAAGAAGTTTGTCTACCTCTATAATTCATGTGCTTTACCAAGTGCTCCCCCCATAACTATTTTAAAAAGAGACAATAAAGGAAAAGGAACACAAGAGGGAAATGCCGATATTGTGACTGGGATTGGATCTTCGGATGAGTTCTCAGATGATGAAAGAGGACTCGTAAAAGAGCGTGGGGGGAGCTGTGAGAAATCTGATATGGGTCCAATAGTTGAAAAAAGCCTTGAAAATTTCAAGTATGAACTTCAAGAGATACTTGTTAGCTACTCTTGCCGAATTTTTCTTGGTTGTTTTGAGGCAATATATCAACAAAGGTACAAGAGGCAATTAGACTACGAGAGCTTTGGAGTGGCTGAACTTGAGCAGCTACTAGCGAAGGTGAAAGATGTTGTGATTGTGCAAGAGGAACCAGTTAGCAAGAGGAAGTTTCTGGTTGCTGTTGGTGCCTAG
- the LOC132599032 gene encoding probable receptor-like protein kinase At1g49730 isoform X1, giving the protein MTLYGQTIFLGLLFFLEMQFLSTSAASDAVCPLTMTGSNYTLTASICSTKEERGKCCRYINALVAISVARYTNATSNLGVNAESSEICLNKIADILQFHGVTRNATVFCGFGTKIPVNYDCQGRTTVTQMLQSPQFSSVTKHCQVPLSVESKCRKCLNTGILYLRNLVGTANNTTFSTCRDATFATLASQVDNASAIDMARCFFGVKGLIIPPGPSPSQLSPEVSPSPPVAASPSQLSLTTPVKENHPYHLTLVPVVGIIVTVVAVLMLFILIVLIWRKSKELEDSDATDKISSKSFAQPPKRFQEGTASIFNKYSYKETKKATNDFSTTIGQGGFGTVYKAEFKDGSVVAVKRMNKVSEQAEDEFCREIELLARLHHRHLVALRGFCIERHERFLMYEYMPNGSLNDQLHDPGRTPLSWRTRIQIAIDVANALEYLHFYCDPPLCHRDIKSSNILLDENFVAKVADFGLAHASKDGSICFEPVNTDIKGTPGYMDPEYVITQELTEKSDVYSYGVVLLELITSRQAIQDNKNLIEWAETFLISESRITELVDPNIGDSYDFDQLQTLLAIVRWCTQREGRARPSIKQVLRLLYECADPMHSGFVESMEDEGYDETEGRGRTSRSRMHKGEGIFHSGDGRCLASSSSTSRSYCSRSFLIETSPPQSPL; this is encoded by the exons ATGACATTGTACGGACAAACCATTTTTCTGGGATTGTTGTTCTTTCTTGAAATGCAGTTTCTTTCAACAAGTGCTGCTTCAG ATGCAGTTTGCCCCTTAACCATGACGGGGTCCAACTATACTCTGACTGCCTCAATCTGCTCCACCAAAGAAGAAAGAGGAAAGTGTTGCCGCTACATTAATGCCTTGGTTGCAATTTCTGTTGCTCGATATACAAATGCAACAAGCAACCTCGGGGTTAATGCTGAGTCATCAGAAATTTGCCTAAATAAAATAGCAGATATTCTCCAATTCCATGGAGTCACCAGAAACGCAACAGTGTTCTGTGGTTTTGGGACAAAAATTCCTGTCAACTATGATTGCCAAGGTCGAACAACTGTCACTCAGATGCTTCAATCTCCACAATTTTCAAGTGTTACTAAACACTGCCAAGTCCCCCTCTCGGTGGAAAGTAAATGTAGAAAATGCCTCAATACCGGCATCTTGTATCTCCGCAATCTAGTTGGTACAGCTAATAATACGACATTTAGTACTTGTAGAGATGCAACATTTGCTACTCTTGCAAGCCAAGTTGACAATGCATCAGCTATTGATATGGCTCGCTGCTTCTTTGGGGTTAAAGGCCTAATTATACCTCCAG GACCATCCCCGTCACAACTTTCACCAGAGGTCTCTCCAAGCCCTCCCGTTGCTGCCAGCCCTTCTCAACTTTCCTTGACTACACCCGTTAAGGAAAATCATCCTTACCACCTTACATTGGTACCAGTTGTTGGCATAATAGTTACAGTCGTGGCTGTCCTGATGCTGTTTATCTTAATTGTTCTGATTTGGAGGAAAAGCAAAGAACTGGAAGATTCTGATGCAACTGATAAGATATCTTCCAAATCCTTCGCACAGCCACCAAAAAGATTCCAGGAAG GGACAGCTTCTATATTTAACAAATACAGCTACAAGGAGACAAAGAAAGCAACCAACGACTTTAGCACAACTATTGGACAGGGAGGATTTGGCACTGTATATAAAGCTGAATTTAAGGACGGTTCCGTGGTAGCAGTGAAGAGAATGAACAAGGTTTCTGAGCAGGCTGAGGATGAGTTTTGCAGAGAAATAGAACTGCTTGCTCGACTGCATCATCGTCATCTCGTTGCACTGAGGGGCTTTTGCATTGAAAGGCATGAGAG GTTTCTTATGTATGAGTATATGCCGAATGGAAGCTTAAATGATCAGCTTCACG ATCCAGGTAGAACCCCCCTCAGTTGGCGTACAAGAATTCAAATTGCTATTGATGTGGCAAATGCTCTG GAATATCTTCATTTCTATTGTGATCCTCCACTGTGCCATAGGGACatcaaatcaagcaatatattacTGGATGAGAACTTTGTCGCAAAG GTTGCAGATTTTGGCCTTGCACATGCTTCGAAGGATGGTTCTATTTGCTTTGAACCGGTAAACACAGATATCAAGGGAACTCCAG GTTATATGGATCCCGAGTATGTCATCACCCAAGAGCTTACAGAAAAAAGTGATGTATATAGTTATGGAGTGGTATTACTGGAATTAATCACATCGAGACAGGCAATTCAAGATAACAAAAATTTGATAGAGTGGGCTGAAACATTCCTGATATCGGAATCTAGGATAACTGAGCTCGTAGATCCTAacattggagactcttatgactTCGATCAACTTCAGACCCTTTTAGCAATTGTTAGATGGTGTACACAAAGAGAAGGACGGGCTCGGCCTTCAATCAAGCAGGTCCTTAGGCTTTTGTACGAGTGTGCGGACCCCATGCACAGTGGCTTCGTTGAATCCATGGAGGATGAAGGTTATGATGAAACTGAAGGAAGAGGAAGAACAAGTAGGTCTAGGATGCACAAAGGTGAGGGAATATTTCACAGTGGTGACGGAAGGTGTCTAGCTTCTTCGTCAAGTACGTCGAGGTCTTATTGTAGCAGGAGCTTCCTTATTGAAACCAGTCCTCCCCAGTCTCCACTCTAA